The Terriglobales bacterium genomic sequence GGGCGGACCGTCACCGCCGACGACATCGTCTTGATCCGCCAGTTGATCGCCGAGCATCCGCAAGCGAGCCGGCGGGCACTGTCGCAGAAGTTGTGCGTGGCCTGGAACTGGCGGCAACCCAATGGGGCACTGCGCGACATGGTGTGCCGGGGACTCATGCTGGCGCTGCAGCGCGCGGGGCACATCGAACTGCCGAAGGTCCGCCATGTTCCGCCCAATCCGCTGGCCCACCGTGGCGCTGCGCGCGTCAAGCCCAGCCTGGCGAGCGTGGATACCACACCGTTGTGCGCCCGCCTGGCCGAACTCAAGCCCATCGAGCTTCGCCCGGTGCGGCGTACCGGCGAGGAGCCGCTCTTCAACAGTCTGCTCGAACACTACCATTACCTGGGTTACACCCAACCGGTCGGCGAGCACCTCAAATATCTGGCGTATGCTCAGGGCCGGCCCATCGCCTGTCTGGCCTGGTCCTCGGCGCCGCGCCATCTGGGCGCCCGCGACCGCTTCATCGGCTGGTCGGCGCAGGCTCGACGCGAGAACATCCGTTTTCTGGCCTACAATACCCGCTTCCTCATTCTGCCCTTCGTCCAGATCCCGCACTTGGCTTCGCATCTCTTGGGCCGCATGGCCCGGATGCTGCCCGGCGACTGGGAACGGTGCTATGGCCATCCGGTGTATTTCCTGGAAACCTTCGTCGATCCGCAGCGGTTCCGCGGCACCTGCTACCGCGCCGCCAACTGGCAAGCGCTCGGCCGCACCGCGGGACTGGGCAAGGACGCGCCGAACAAAACGCCCAATCGCCCGTTCAAGGAAGTGCTGGCGTATCCGCTCATCCCGGATTTCCGCGAGCGGTTGGGGCAGACCGGATGAAGCCCGCCCGCCAGCCCCTGGAGATCAGCCGGCAGGAGCTGGAAGCGCTGATCGGACGCGCCCAGGCCGGCCCGCTGGACCCGGCGGATGGCCAAAAACTCCTGGCGTTGGTGGAGACGCTCTGT encodes the following:
- a CDS encoding DUF4338 domain-containing protein gives rise to the protein MIRQLIAEHPQASRRALSQKLCVAWNWRQPNGALRDMVCRGLMLALQRAGHIELPKVRHVPPNPLAHRGAARVKPSLASVDTTPLCARLAELKPIELRPVRRTGEEPLFNSLLEHYHYLGYTQPVGEHLKYLAYAQGRPIACLAWSSAPRHLGARDRFIGWSAQARRENIRFLAYNTRFLILPFVQIPHLASHLLGRMARMLPGDWERCYGHPVYFLETFVDPQRFRGTCYRAANWQALGRTAGLGKDAPNKTPNRPFKEVLAYPLIPDFRERLGQTG